In Blautia wexlerae DSM 19850, a single window of DNA contains:
- a CDS encoding ABC transporter ATP-binding protein, whose product MDLTVKNLSKQFVDFKLDNISFELPRGSVMGLIGPNGSGKTTTIKLILNMLKKNQGKIEILGYDNIKEEQIAKENLGIVFDSNYFVDEWNMKMVEKAMSRFYKTWNHLRFYSYIEQFKIAKSKKVKELSKGMQMKLMLACAFSYDSKLLILDEPTSGLDPVSRDELLEIIEKYVEDGKHSVLFSTHITSDLEKVADYITYINYGELIYSGEKKKLLEEFYVIRNVREEIPIGIREKLIGVRKTKDGVQALLKKEYIKEISGLGRIEKATLDDIVVFTSKGE is encoded by the coding sequence ATGGATTTAACAGTAAAAAATTTATCAAAGCAGTTTGTGGATTTTAAGCTTGATAATATTTCATTTGAACTACCTCGGGGAAGTGTTATGGGACTCATTGGACCAAATGGTTCAGGGAAAACTACGACAATAAAGCTTATTCTTAATATGTTGAAAAAAAATCAGGGGAAAATAGAAATTTTAGGATATGACAACATAAAAGAAGAACAGATAGCTAAAGAAAACTTAGGAATTGTTTTTGACTCCAATTACTTTGTGGATGAGTGGAATATGAAGATGGTAGAAAAAGCAATGTCTAGATTTTATAAGACATGGAACCATCTACGATTTTATTCATATATTGAACAATTTAAAATTGCAAAATCAAAAAAGGTAAAAGAGTTATCAAAAGGAATGCAGATGAAGTTAATGTTAGCATGTGCGTTTTCGTATGATTCAAAACTGTTAATTTTAGATGAGCCTACTAGTGGATTAGATCCAGTATCAAGAGATGAGCTTCTTGAGATTATTGAGAAGTATGTAGAGGATGGGAAACATAGTGTACTATTTTCTACACACATCACAAGTGATTTGGAAAAAGTAGCTGATTATATTACCTATATCAATTATGGAGAGTTGATATACAGTGGAGAAAAAAAGAAATTATTAGAAGAGTTTTATGTAATTCGAAATGTAAGAGAGGAAATACCTATTGGGATTAGAGAAAAATTAATTGGTGTAAGAAAAACGAAAGATGGAGTGCAGGCGCTTTTGAAGAAAGAGTATATAAAAGAGATAAGCGGCTTGGGTAGGATTGAAAAAGCTACATTAGACGATATAGTTGTTTTTACAAGTAAAGGAGAATAG
- a CDS encoding ABC-2 transporter permease produces the protein MANIIKAMKLDFDLVKVYVKAICFTLLIPVVFAIINRSLMTSVSFATCFIAMASGYTFSISEKNGMERLYGILPITKKEFVLGRYLYTIIMGGIAVLFSCIVHPIVLFILGDKVTWQQIIFTFLYGILLYSIYTVFQLPGYYKYGSINGRMFMYIPIIGFLLVLFGMEKVNLSKNGFAISIFSNLGILAAVITFGIILIYTVSICISIRIMKNKEI, from the coding sequence ATGGCAAATATTATAAAGGCTATGAAATTGGATTTTGATTTGGTAAAGGTATATGTAAAAGCTATTTGCTTTACATTACTAATTCCAGTAGTGTTTGCAATAATAAATCGTTCATTGATGACAAGTGTTTCCTTTGCTACATGTTTTATTGCTATGGCATCTGGATACACATTTTCAATTTCTGAAAAAAATGGAATGGAGCGCTTATATGGGATATTGCCTATTACAAAAAAAGAATTTGTTTTAGGGAGATATCTGTATACAATTATTATGGGTGGAATTGCAGTTCTATTTTCCTGTATTGTTCATCCAATAGTATTATTCATATTAGGCGATAAAGTGACATGGCAGCAGATAATTTTTACATTTCTATATGGAATACTCTTGTATAGCATTTATACAGTTTTTCAATTGCCAGGATACTATAAATACGGATCTATTAACGGAAGGATGTTTATGTATATACCGATTATTGGTTTTTTACTTGTGTTGTTTGGAATGGAAAAAGTTAATTTAAGTAAAAATGGATTTGCAATAAGTATATTTAGTAATTTGGGTATATTAGCGGCTGTGATAACATTTGGTATTATTTTAATCTACACAGTATCAATATGTATTTCTATTAGGATTATGAAGAATAAAGAGATATAG
- a CDS encoding DUF4177 domain-containing protein yields MSRKVQSGFLYDQVKETIESEANHGWRLTQVIIPNKGKHSISGKKRLRLGAFFPWCYQLIFEKDEKENVLYEYKFYRVPLETKAQGSNVDCKDDFYMVKDFLLSMTDNDWKFKQIVIPFDEKKGIYCTLGYEVIFERKK; encoded by the coding sequence TTGTCCCGAAAAGTCCAGTCAGGTTTCCTTTATGATCAAGTAAAAGAAACTATAGAAAGTGAGGCAAATCATGGCTGGCGTTTAACTCAAGTTATAATACCCAATAAAGGAAAGCATAGCATATCTGGTAAAAAGCGTCTTAGATTAGGCGCCTTTTTTCCATGGTGTTATCAATTAATTTTTGAAAAAGATGAAAAGGAAAATGTGCTGTATGAATATAAATTTTACAGAGTACCTTTAGAAACTAAAGCACAGGGTTCTAATGTGGATTGTAAAGACGATTTCTATATGGTGAAAGATTTTCTTCTTTCTATGACGGACAACGATTGGAAGTTTAAGCAAATTGTTATCCCATTTGATGAAAAGAAAGGAATCTATTGTACTCTTGGATATGAAGTGATTTTTGAAAGGAAAAAATAA
- a CDS encoding DUF1648 domain-containing protein yields the protein MKLVGSRKLTWGICSIGVLLAIVSVFFLPQIIPVHFANGIADDFGNKVEIFLFPILLLIITLLTGKENIKYFLTHSKTFLTDIQYNLMIDGVLGIILIAEIYVIYASFV from the coding sequence ATGAAACTTGTAGGAAGCAGAAAATTAACATGGGGAATTTGCAGTATTGGTGTTTTATTAGCAATAGTAAGTGTGTTTTTCTTACCTCAGATTATTCCTGTTCATTTTGCAAATGGAATAGCAGATGATTTTGGAAATAAGGTAGAGATTTTTTTATTTCCTATTTTGCTACTCATAATTACACTTTTGACTGGGAAAGAAAACATTAAATATTTCCTGACACATTCAAAAACATTTTTGACAGATATACAGTATAATTTGATGATAGATGGTGTTCTCGGAATTATTTTGATTGCAGAAATTTATGTTATTTATGCTTCATTTGTGTAA
- a CDS encoding DUF3788 domain-containing protein, whose product MIDMQNQEEIPILEDFEAYIRNPVFMQFCSEIKKKYRCNEKIEFSRCSWERGWNVKFKKSGKSLCTVYPREGYFTVLVVVGEKEKEAVEAILWECTSELRELYEKARWGNGQKWLMIDLEDQGEMFADVLQLIEIRRR is encoded by the coding sequence ATGATTGATATGCAGAATCAAGAGGAAATTCCGATCTTAGAGGATTTTGAGGCATATATTAGAAATCCGGTATTTATGCAATTTTGCTCCGAGATTAAAAAGAAGTACAGGTGCAATGAGAAAATAGAATTTAGCCGTTGTAGTTGGGAACGTGGTTGGAATGTAAAATTTAAAAAGTCTGGAAAAAGCCTGTGTACCGTATATCCCAGGGAAGGATATTTTACGGTACTGGTTGTGGTTGGAGAAAAAGAAAAAGAAGCAGTTGAAGCTATTTTATGGGAATGTACTTCAGAATTAAGAGAACTTTACGAAAAAGCAAGATGGGGAAATGGACAAAAATGGCTTATGATTGATTTAGAAGATCAAGGAGAAATGTTTGCGGATGTACTTCAGCTTATTGAAATTCGTAGGAGATAA